In Salmo salar chromosome ssa03, Ssal_v3.1, whole genome shotgun sequence, a single genomic region encodes these proteins:
- the LOC106600701 gene encoding nuclear pore complex protein DDB_G0274915 isoform X4 codes for MAGNQWRDGVQKETEATGGSCRQKVKEKEEEVEHLRGALMLFKRSAREAILDSTRTLSELKVYLERRGNEVKELIRAQEKVEVNRAEAQLQRLEQEIIALKKRDSELKKLTLTQDDAYFLQHYQDPSSSPVSEDLPSVNIDPLCDFGTVKRAYTHFKEQLECFCDGGMKRILNTVKAIHMLQSPKPSQSPKTIGQANGSPPAFKPALVMGEPTVTCNTPLSLCTKSSILKYSSMSKPPTGTAILFTKKGPSNDTQPAARVEAILTKPLSTTDNLLLTKSASNMNINPLLTKSLSNTEGFTKPASGAGIAVLNTEPAPTTSSSIFYCPVGVCGKPAVDMDYFCKAALNTDSGPFTKLVSDNNSREKHSTGFSFGKPKCNAGSSLFGKPESNTGSPLFGKPESNTGSPFFGKPESNTGSPFFGKPESNTGSALFGKPESNTGSALFGKPESNTGSALFGKPESNTGSPLFGKPESNTGSPLFGKPESNTGSPLFGKPESSTGLSLFGKPESNTGLSLFGKPESNTGFSFGKPESSTGLSLFGKPESNTGFSFGKPKSSTGLSLFGKPESSTGLSLFGKPESSTGSSLFGKPESSTGFSPLWQAGI; via the exons ATGGCAGGCAATCAATggcgtgatggagtccag aaagagacagaagccACAGGAGGATCATGTCGACAGAAAGTCAAGGAAAAGGAAGAGGAGGTAGAGCACCTGAGGGGAGCGTTGATGTTGTTTAAG CGCTCTGCAAGGGAAGCTATTCTGGACAGCACCAGGACCCTCTCAGAGCTGAAAGTATACCTGGAGCGGAGGGGCAacgaggtgaaggagctgatcagggCTCAGGAGAAGGTGGAGGTGAACCGGGCGGAGGCCCAACTGCAGCGTCTGGAGCAGGAGATTATTGCGCTGAAGAAGAGAGACTCTGAGCTGAAGAAACTCACACTGACCCAAGATGACGCATACTTCCTTCAG CATTACCAAGACCCCAGTAGCTCTCCTGTATCTGAAGACCTGCCGAGCGTCAACATTGACCCGCTGTGTGATTTTGGGACAGTGAAGAGAGCTTATACTCATTTCAAGGAGCAGTTGGAATGCTTCTGTGATGGAGGAATGAAGAGGATATTGAACACAG TAAAAGCCATCCATATGCTTCAGTCACCAAAGCCCAGCCAAT CTCCAAAGACAATTGGTCAAGCCAATGGGAGCCCCCCAGCCTTCAAGCCCGCCCTGGTAATGGGGGAACCTACAGTAACCTGCAACACTCCCCTTTCCCTCTGTACAAAGTCCTCTATCTTGAAGTACTCTTCCATGAGCAAACCTCCAACTGGCACAGCGATCCTATTCACCAAAAAAGGGCCATCAAATGACACTCAACCTGCTGCTAGAGTAGAGGCCATCCTCACCAAACCCTTGTCCACCACTGACAACCTTCTCTTGACCAAATCGGCATCTAATATGAACATCAATCCCCTGCTTACTAAATCCTTATCTAACACTGAAGGGTTCACCAAACCTGCATCTGGAGCTGGTATAGCAGTCCTTAACACCGAACCTGCTCCTACAACAAGCAGCAGCATTTTCTATTGTCCTGTCGGTGTTTGTGGTAAGCCTGCTGTTGACATGGATTACTTTTGTAAGGCAGCATTAAACACTGACAGCGGTCCTTTCACCAAACTTGTATCTGACAACAATAGTAGGGAAAAGCATAGCACAGGTTTCTCCTTTGGCAAGCCTAAATGTAACGCAGGCTCATCCCTCTTTGGCAAGCCTGAATCTAACACAGGTTCACCCCTCTTTGGCAAGCCTGAATCTAACACAGGTTCACCCTTCTTTGGCAAGCCTGAATCTAACACAGGTTCACCCTTCTTTGGCAAGCCTGAATCTAACACAGGTTCAGCCCTCTTTGGCAAGCCTGAATCTAACACAGGTTCAGCCCTCTTTGGCAAGCCTGAATCTAACACAGGTTCAGCCCTCTTTGGCAAGCCTGAATCTAACACAGGTTCACCCCTCTTTGGCAAGCCTGAATCTAACACAGGTTCACCCCTCTTTGGCAAGCCTGAATCTAACACAGGTTCACCCCTCTTTGGCAAGCCTGAATCTAGCACAGGTTTATCCCTCTTTGGCAAGCCTGAATCTAACACAGGTTTATCCCTCTTTGGCAAGCCTGAATCTAACACAGGATTCTCATTTGGCAAGCCTGAATCTAGCACAGGTTTATCCCTCTTTGGCAAGCCTGAATCTAACACAGGATTCTCATTTGGCAAGCCGAAATCTAGCACAGGTTTATCCCTCTTTGGCAAGCCGGAATCTAGCACAGGTTTATCCCTCTTTGGCAAGCCTGAATCTAGCACAGGTTCGTCCCTCTTTGGCAAGCCTGAATCTAGCACAGGATTCAGCCCTCTTTGGCAAGCCGGAATCTAG
- the LOC106600701 gene encoding nuclear pore complex protein Nup214 isoform X3, whose product MSSKMSASILLEQDLFNCPICLDLLKDPVTMPCGHSHCMGCIQGLWEQEDQMGGQICPQCKESLTQPWPTLNRNTILAEMVAKLKKTELQAAPLTEDVVACDFCTREANQAVKSCLVCLASYCETHLKPHYENPAFGRHTLLDATRRLQERVCSTHHKLLEVYCRTDKLCVCVSCALYDHKGHVTVPASAERMEKQRSAREAILDSTRTLSELKVYLERRGNEVKELIRAQEKVEVNRAEAQLQRLEQEIIALKKRDSELKKLTLTQDDAYFLQHYQDPSSSPVSEDLPSVNIDPLCDFGTVKRAYTHFKEQLECFCDGGMKRILNTVKAIHMLQSPKPSQSPKTIGQANGSPPAFKPALVMGEPTVTCNTPLSLCTKSSILKYSSMSKPPTGTAILFTKKGPSNDTQPAARVEAILTKPLSTTDNLLLTKSASNMNINPLLTKSLSNTEGFTKPASGAGIAVLNTEPAPTTSSSIFYCPVGVCGKPAVDMDYFCKAALNTDSGPFTKLVSDNNSREKHSTGFSFGKPKCNAGSSLFGKPESNTGSPLFGKPESNTGSPFFGKPESNTGSPFFGKPESNTGSALFGKPESNTGSALFGKPESNTGSALFGKPESNTGSPLFGKPESNTGSPLFGKPESNTGSPLFGKPESSTGLSLFGKPESNTGLSLFGKPESNTGFSFGKPESSTGLSLFGKPESNTGFSFGKPKSSTGLSLFGKPESSTGLSLFGKPESSTGSSLFGKPESSTGFSPLWQAGI is encoded by the exons ATGTCGAGTAAAATGTCAGCCTCTATCTTATTGGAACAGGACCTCTTCAACTGTCCCATCTGTCTAGACCTGCTGAAAGATCCGGTGACTATGCCTTGTGGACACAGTCACTGTATGGGCTGTATCCAGGGCTTATGGGAGCAGGAGGACCAGATGGGAGGTCAGATCTGCCCCCAGTGCAAAGAAAGTCTTACACAACCTTGGCCCACTCTGAACCGAAATACTATTCTGGCTGAAATGGTGgcgaaactgaagaagacagaaCTCCAAGCTGCTCCTCTTACGGAAGATGTGGTTGCGTGTGACTTCTGCACTAGAGAAGCGAACCAAGCTGTCAAGTCCTGCTtggtgtgtctggcctcttactgtgagactcacctaaAGCCCCACTATGAAAACCCTGCCTTTGGAAGGCACACACTGTTGGATGCCACACGACGATTACAGGAACGGGTTTGCTCAACTCAtcacaaactgctggaggtttactgcaGAACcgacaaactgtgtgtgtgtgtgagttgtgcaCTGTACGATCACAAAGGCCATGTCACCGTCCCTGCATCAGCTGAAAGAATGGAGAAGCAG CGCTCTGCAAGGGAAGCTATTCTGGACAGCACCAGGACCCTCTCAGAGCTGAAAGTATACCTGGAGCGGAGGGGCAacgaggtgaaggagctgatcagggCTCAGGAGAAGGTGGAGGTGAACCGGGCGGAGGCCCAACTGCAGCGTCTGGAGCAGGAGATTATTGCGCTGAAGAAGAGAGACTCTGAGCTGAAGAAACTCACACTGACCCAAGATGACGCATACTTCCTTCAG CATTACCAAGACCCCAGTAGCTCTCCTGTATCTGAAGACCTGCCGAGCGTCAACATTGACCCGCTGTGTGATTTTGGGACAGTGAAGAGAGCTTATACTCATTTCAAGGAGCAGTTGGAATGCTTCTGTGATGGAGGAATGAAGAGGATATTGAACACAG TAAAAGCCATCCATATGCTTCAGTCACCAAAGCCCAGCCAAT CTCCAAAGACAATTGGTCAAGCCAATGGGAGCCCCCCAGCCTTCAAGCCCGCCCTGGTAATGGGGGAACCTACAGTAACCTGCAACACTCCCCTTTCCCTCTGTACAAAGTCCTCTATCTTGAAGTACTCTTCCATGAGCAAACCTCCAACTGGCACAGCGATCCTATTCACCAAAAAAGGGCCATCAAATGACACTCAACCTGCTGCTAGAGTAGAGGCCATCCTCACCAAACCCTTGTCCACCACTGACAACCTTCTCTTGACCAAATCGGCATCTAATATGAACATCAATCCCCTGCTTACTAAATCCTTATCTAACACTGAAGGGTTCACCAAACCTGCATCTGGAGCTGGTATAGCAGTCCTTAACACCGAACCTGCTCCTACAACAAGCAGCAGCATTTTCTATTGTCCTGTCGGTGTTTGTGGTAAGCCTGCTGTTGACATGGATTACTTTTGTAAGGCAGCATTAAACACTGACAGCGGTCCTTTCACCAAACTTGTATCTGACAACAATAGTAGGGAAAAGCATAGCACAGGTTTCTCCTTTGGCAAGCCTAAATGTAACGCAGGCTCATCCCTCTTTGGCAAGCCTGAATCTAACACAGGTTCACCCCTCTTTGGCAAGCCTGAATCTAACACAGGTTCACCCTTCTTTGGCAAGCCTGAATCTAACACAGGTTCACCCTTCTTTGGCAAGCCTGAATCTAACACAGGTTCAGCCCTCTTTGGCAAGCCTGAATCTAACACAGGTTCAGCCCTCTTTGGCAAGCCTGAATCTAACACAGGTTCAGCCCTCTTTGGCAAGCCTGAATCTAACACAGGTTCACCCCTCTTTGGCAAGCCTGAATCTAACACAGGTTCACCCCTCTTTGGCAAGCCTGAATCTAACACAGGTTCACCCCTCTTTGGCAAGCCTGAATCTAGCACAGGTTTATCCCTCTTTGGCAAGCCTGAATCTAACACAGGTTTATCCCTCTTTGGCAAGCCTGAATCTAACACAGGATTCTCATTTGGCAAGCCTGAATCTAGCACAGGTTTATCCCTCTTTGGCAAGCCTGAATCTAACACAGGATTCTCATTTGGCAAGCCGAAATCTAGCACAGGTTTATCCCTCTTTGGCAAGCCGGAATCTAGCACAGGTTTATCCCTCTTTGGCAAGCCTGAATCTAGCACAGGTTCGTCCCTCTTTGGCAAGCCTGAATCTAGCACAGGATTCAGCCCTCTTTGGCAAGCCGGAATCTAG
- the LOC106600701 gene encoding nuclear pore complex protein Nup214 isoform X1: MSSKMSASILLEQDLFNCPICLDLLKDPVTMPCGHSHCMGCIQGLWEQEDQMGGQICPQCKESLTQPWPTLNRNTILAEMVAKLKKTELQAAPLTEDVVACDFCTREANQAVKSCLVCLASYCETHLKPHYENPAFGRHTLLDATRRLQERVCSTHHKLLEVYCRTDKLCVCVSCALYDHKGHVTVPASAERMEKQKETEATGGSCRQKVKEKEEEVEHLRGALMLFKRSAREAILDSTRTLSELKVYLERRGNEVKELIRAQEKVEVNRAEAQLQRLEQEIIALKKRDSELKKLTLTQDDAYFLQHYQDPSSSPVSEDLPSVNIDPLCDFGTVKRAYTHFKEQLECFCDGGMKRILNTVKAIHMLQSPKPSQSPKTIGQANGSPPAFKPALVMGEPTVTCNTPLSLCTKSSILKYSSMSKPPTGTAILFTKKGPSNDTQPAARVEAILTKPLSTTDNLLLTKSASNMNINPLLTKSLSNTEGFTKPASGAGIAVLNTEPAPTTSSSIFYCPVGVCGKPAVDMDYFCKAALNTDSGPFTKLVSDNNSREKHSTGFSFGKPKCNAGSSLFGKPESNTGSPLFGKPESNTGSPFFGKPESNTGSPFFGKPESNTGSALFGKPESNTGSALFGKPESNTGSALFGKPESNTGSPLFGKPESNTGSPLFGKPESNTGSPLFGKPESSTGLSLFGKPESNTGLSLFGKPESNTGFSFGKPESSTGLSLFGKPESNTGFSFGKPKSSTGLSLFGKPESSTGLSLFGKPESSTGSSLFGKPESSTGFSPLWQAGI, from the exons ATGTCGAGTAAAATGTCAGCCTCTATCTTATTGGAACAGGACCTCTTCAACTGTCCCATCTGTCTAGACCTGCTGAAAGATCCGGTGACTATGCCTTGTGGACACAGTCACTGTATGGGCTGTATCCAGGGCTTATGGGAGCAGGAGGACCAGATGGGAGGTCAGATCTGCCCCCAGTGCAAAGAAAGTCTTACACAACCTTGGCCCACTCTGAACCGAAATACTATTCTGGCTGAAATGGTGgcgaaactgaagaagacagaaCTCCAAGCTGCTCCTCTTACGGAAGATGTGGTTGCGTGTGACTTCTGCACTAGAGAAGCGAACCAAGCTGTCAAGTCCTGCTtggtgtgtctggcctcttactgtgagactcacctaaAGCCCCACTATGAAAACCCTGCCTTTGGAAGGCACACACTGTTGGATGCCACACGACGATTACAGGAACGGGTTTGCTCAACTCAtcacaaactgctggaggtttactgcaGAACcgacaaactgtgtgtgtgtgtgagttgtgcaCTGTACGATCACAAAGGCCATGTCACCGTCCCTGCATCAGCTGAAAGAATGGAGAAGCAG aaagagacagaagccACAGGAGGATCATGTCGACAGAAAGTCAAGGAAAAGGAAGAGGAGGTAGAGCACCTGAGGGGAGCGTTGATGTTGTTTAAG CGCTCTGCAAGGGAAGCTATTCTGGACAGCACCAGGACCCTCTCAGAGCTGAAAGTATACCTGGAGCGGAGGGGCAacgaggtgaaggagctgatcagggCTCAGGAGAAGGTGGAGGTGAACCGGGCGGAGGCCCAACTGCAGCGTCTGGAGCAGGAGATTATTGCGCTGAAGAAGAGAGACTCTGAGCTGAAGAAACTCACACTGACCCAAGATGACGCATACTTCCTTCAG CATTACCAAGACCCCAGTAGCTCTCCTGTATCTGAAGACCTGCCGAGCGTCAACATTGACCCGCTGTGTGATTTTGGGACAGTGAAGAGAGCTTATACTCATTTCAAGGAGCAGTTGGAATGCTTCTGTGATGGAGGAATGAAGAGGATATTGAACACAG TAAAAGCCATCCATATGCTTCAGTCACCAAAGCCCAGCCAAT CTCCAAAGACAATTGGTCAAGCCAATGGGAGCCCCCCAGCCTTCAAGCCCGCCCTGGTAATGGGGGAACCTACAGTAACCTGCAACACTCCCCTTTCCCTCTGTACAAAGTCCTCTATCTTGAAGTACTCTTCCATGAGCAAACCTCCAACTGGCACAGCGATCCTATTCACCAAAAAAGGGCCATCAAATGACACTCAACCTGCTGCTAGAGTAGAGGCCATCCTCACCAAACCCTTGTCCACCACTGACAACCTTCTCTTGACCAAATCGGCATCTAATATGAACATCAATCCCCTGCTTACTAAATCCTTATCTAACACTGAAGGGTTCACCAAACCTGCATCTGGAGCTGGTATAGCAGTCCTTAACACCGAACCTGCTCCTACAACAAGCAGCAGCATTTTCTATTGTCCTGTCGGTGTTTGTGGTAAGCCTGCTGTTGACATGGATTACTTTTGTAAGGCAGCATTAAACACTGACAGCGGTCCTTTCACCAAACTTGTATCTGACAACAATAGTAGGGAAAAGCATAGCACAGGTTTCTCCTTTGGCAAGCCTAAATGTAACGCAGGCTCATCCCTCTTTGGCAAGCCTGAATCTAACACAGGTTCACCCCTCTTTGGCAAGCCTGAATCTAACACAGGTTCACCCTTCTTTGGCAAGCCTGAATCTAACACAGGTTCACCCTTCTTTGGCAAGCCTGAATCTAACACAGGTTCAGCCCTCTTTGGCAAGCCTGAATCTAACACAGGTTCAGCCCTCTTTGGCAAGCCTGAATCTAACACAGGTTCAGCCCTCTTTGGCAAGCCTGAATCTAACACAGGTTCACCCCTCTTTGGCAAGCCTGAATCTAACACAGGTTCACCCCTCTTTGGCAAGCCTGAATCTAACACAGGTTCACCCCTCTTTGGCAAGCCTGAATCTAGCACAGGTTTATCCCTCTTTGGCAAGCCTGAATCTAACACAGGTTTATCCCTCTTTGGCAAGCCTGAATCTAACACAGGATTCTCATTTGGCAAGCCTGAATCTAGCACAGGTTTATCCCTCTTTGGCAAGCCTGAATCTAACACAGGATTCTCATTTGGCAAGCCGAAATCTAGCACAGGTTTATCCCTCTTTGGCAAGCCGGAATCTAGCACAGGTTTATCCCTCTTTGGCAAGCCTGAATCTAGCACAGGTTCGTCCCTCTTTGGCAAGCCTGAATCTAGCACAGGATTCAGCCCTCTTTGGCAAGCCGGAATCTAG
- the LOC106600701 gene encoding nuclear pore complex protein Nup214 isoform X2, protein MSSKMSASILLEQDLFNCPICLDLLKDPVTMPCGHSHCMGCIQGLWEQEDQMGGQICPQCKESLTQPWPTLNRNTILAEMVAKLKKTELQAAPLTEDVVACDFCTREANQAVKSCLVCLASYCETHLKPHYENPAFGRHTLLDATRRLQERVCSTHHKLLEVYCRTDKLCVCVSCALYDHKGHVTVPASAERMEKQKETEATGGSCRQKVKEKEEEVEHLRGALMLFKRSAREAILDSTRTLSELKVYLERRGNEVKELIRAQEKVEVNRAEAQLQRLEQEIIALKKRDSELKKLTLTQDDAYFLQHYQDPSSSPVSEDLPSVNIDPLCDFGTVKRAYTHFKEQLECFCDGGMKRILNTVKAIHMLQSPKPSQSPKTIGQANGSPPAFKPALVMGEPTVTCNTPLSLCTKSSILKYSSMSKPPTGTAILFTKKGPSNDTQPAARVEAILTKPLSTTDNLLLTKSASNMNINPLLTKSLSNTEGFTKPASGAGIAVLNTEPAPTTSSSIFYCPVGVCGKPAVDMDYFCKAALNTDSGPFTKLVSDNNSREKHSTGFSFGKPKCNAGSSLFGKPESNTGSPLFGKPESNTGSPFFGKPESNTGSPFFGKPESNTGSALFGKPESNTGSALFGKPESNTGSALFGKPESNTGSPLFGKPESNTGSPLFGKPESNTGSPLFGKPESSTGLSLFGKPESNTGLSLFGKPESNTGFSFGKPKSSTGLSLFGKPESSTGLSLFGKPESSTGSSLFGKPESSTGFSPLWQAGI, encoded by the exons ATGTCGAGTAAAATGTCAGCCTCTATCTTATTGGAACAGGACCTCTTCAACTGTCCCATCTGTCTAGACCTGCTGAAAGATCCGGTGACTATGCCTTGTGGACACAGTCACTGTATGGGCTGTATCCAGGGCTTATGGGAGCAGGAGGACCAGATGGGAGGTCAGATCTGCCCCCAGTGCAAAGAAAGTCTTACACAACCTTGGCCCACTCTGAACCGAAATACTATTCTGGCTGAAATGGTGgcgaaactgaagaagacagaaCTCCAAGCTGCTCCTCTTACGGAAGATGTGGTTGCGTGTGACTTCTGCACTAGAGAAGCGAACCAAGCTGTCAAGTCCTGCTtggtgtgtctggcctcttactgtgagactcacctaaAGCCCCACTATGAAAACCCTGCCTTTGGAAGGCACACACTGTTGGATGCCACACGACGATTACAGGAACGGGTTTGCTCAACTCAtcacaaactgctggaggtttactgcaGAACcgacaaactgtgtgtgtgtgtgagttgtgcaCTGTACGATCACAAAGGCCATGTCACCGTCCCTGCATCAGCTGAAAGAATGGAGAAGCAG aaagagacagaagccACAGGAGGATCATGTCGACAGAAAGTCAAGGAAAAGGAAGAGGAGGTAGAGCACCTGAGGGGAGCGTTGATGTTGTTTAAG CGCTCTGCAAGGGAAGCTATTCTGGACAGCACCAGGACCCTCTCAGAGCTGAAAGTATACCTGGAGCGGAGGGGCAacgaggtgaaggagctgatcagggCTCAGGAGAAGGTGGAGGTGAACCGGGCGGAGGCCCAACTGCAGCGTCTGGAGCAGGAGATTATTGCGCTGAAGAAGAGAGACTCTGAGCTGAAGAAACTCACACTGACCCAAGATGACGCATACTTCCTTCAG CATTACCAAGACCCCAGTAGCTCTCCTGTATCTGAAGACCTGCCGAGCGTCAACATTGACCCGCTGTGTGATTTTGGGACAGTGAAGAGAGCTTATACTCATTTCAAGGAGCAGTTGGAATGCTTCTGTGATGGAGGAATGAAGAGGATATTGAACACAG TAAAAGCCATCCATATGCTTCAGTCACCAAAGCCCAGCCAAT CTCCAAAGACAATTGGTCAAGCCAATGGGAGCCCCCCAGCCTTCAAGCCCGCCCTGGTAATGGGGGAACCTACAGTAACCTGCAACACTCCCCTTTCCCTCTGTACAAAGTCCTCTATCTTGAAGTACTCTTCCATGAGCAAACCTCCAACTGGCACAGCGATCCTATTCACCAAAAAAGGGCCATCAAATGACACTCAACCTGCTGCTAGAGTAGAGGCCATCCTCACCAAACCCTTGTCCACCACTGACAACCTTCTCTTGACCAAATCGGCATCTAATATGAACATCAATCCCCTGCTTACTAAATCCTTATCTAACACTGAAGGGTTCACCAAACCTGCATCTGGAGCTGGTATAGCAGTCCTTAACACCGAACCTGCTCCTACAACAAGCAGCAGCATTTTCTATTGTCCTGTCGGTGTTTGTGGTAAGCCTGCTGTTGACATGGATTACTTTTGTAAGGCAGCATTAAACACTGACAGCGGTCCTTTCACCAAACTTGTATCTGACAACAATAGTAGGGAAAAGCATAGCACAGGTTTCTCCTTTGGCAAGCCTAAATGTAACGCAGGCTCATCCCTCTTTGGCAAGCCTGAATCTAACACAGGTTCACCCCTCTTTGGCAAGCCTGAATCTAACACAGGTTCACCCTTCTTTGGCAAGCCTGAATCTAACACAGGTTCACCCTTCTTTGGCAAGCCTGAATCTAACACAGGTTCAGCCCTCTTTGGCAAGCCTGAATCTAACACAGGTTCAGCCCTCTTTGGCAAGCCTGAATCTAACACAGGTTCAGCCCTCTTTGGCAAGCCTGAATCTAACACAGGTTCACCCCTCTTTGGCAAGCCTGAATCTAACACAGGTTCACCCCTCTTTGGCAAGCCTGAATCTAACACAGGTTCACCCCTCTTTGGCAAGCCTGAATCTAGCACAGGTTTATCCCTCTTTGGCAAGCCTGAATCTAACACAG GTTTATCCCTCTTTGGCAAGCCTGAATCTAACACAGGATTCTCATTTGGCAAGCCGAAATCTAGCACAGGTTTATCCCTCTTTGGCAAGCCGGAATCTAGCACAGGTTTATCCCTCTTTGGCAAGCCTGAATCTAGCACAGGTTCGTCCCTCTTTGGCAAGCCTGAATCTAGCACAGGATTCAGCCCTCTTTGGCAAGCCGGAATCTAG
- the ypel3 gene encoding protein yippee-like 3 isoform X2 yields the protein MIGKDMVKLTKAKTFQAYLDSCHRRYSCVHCRAHLANHDDLISKSFQGSQGRAYLFNSVVNVGCGPAEERLLLTGLHAVADIYCENCHTTLGWKYAFELSQKYKEGKFIIELSHMIKDNGWD from the exons ATGATTGGAAAAG ACATGGTGAAGCTGACAAAGGCTAAGACGTTCCAAGCGTACCTAGACTCGTGCCACCGCAGGTACAGCTGTGTTCACTGCCGAGCACACCTGGCCAACCATGATGACCTCATCTCCAAG TCTTTTCAGGGTAGCCAGGGTCGTGCCTACCTCTTCAACTCTGT GGTGAACGTGGGCTGTGGTCCTGCCGAGGAGAGGCTGCTACTCACTGGGCTCCACGCTGTGGCAGACATCTACTGTGAGAACTGCCACACCACACTGGGCTGGAAATAC GCCTTTGAGTTGAGTCAGAAGTACAAGGAGGGGAAGTTCATCATTGAGCTGTCCCACATGATAAAGGACAACGGCTGGGACTGA
- the ypel3 gene encoding protein yippee-like 3 isoform X4, producing the protein MVKLTKAKTFQAYLDSCHRRYSCVHCRAHLANHDDLISKSFQGSQGRAYLFNSVVNVGCGPAEERLLLTGLHAVADIYCENCHTTLGWKYAFELSQKYKEGKFIIELSHMIKDNGWD; encoded by the exons ATGGTGAAGCTGACAAAGGCTAAGACGTTCCAAGCGTACCTAGACTCGTGCCACCGCAGGTACAGCTGTGTTCACTGCCGAGCACACCTGGCCAACCATGATGACCTCATCTCCAAG TCTTTTCAGGGTAGCCAGGGTCGTGCCTACCTCTTCAACTCTGT GGTGAACGTGGGCTGTGGTCCTGCCGAGGAGAGGCTGCTACTCACTGGGCTCCACGCTGTGGCAGACATCTACTGTGAGAACTGCCACACCACACTGGGCTGGAAATAC GCCTTTGAGTTGAGTCAGAAGTACAAGGAGGGGAAGTTCATCATTGAGCTGTCCCACATGATAAAGGACAACGGCTGGGACTGA
- the ypel3 gene encoding protein yippee-like 3 isoform X1: MIGKDMVKLTKAKTFQAYLDSCHRRYSCVHCRAHLANHDDLISKSFQGSQGRAYLFNSVVNVGCGPAEERLLLTGLHAVADIYCENCHTTLGWKYEQAFELSQKYKEGKFIIELSHMIKDNGWD, translated from the exons ATGATTGGAAAAG ACATGGTGAAGCTGACAAAGGCTAAGACGTTCCAAGCGTACCTAGACTCGTGCCACCGCAGGTACAGCTGTGTTCACTGCCGAGCACACCTGGCCAACCATGATGACCTCATCTCCAAG TCTTTTCAGGGTAGCCAGGGTCGTGCCTACCTCTTCAACTCTGT GGTGAACGTGGGCTGTGGTCCTGCCGAGGAGAGGCTGCTACTCACTGGGCTCCACGCTGTGGCAGACATCTACTGTGAGAACTGCCACACCACACTGGGCTGGAAATAC GAGCAGGCCTTTGAGTTGAGTCAGAAGTACAAGGAGGGGAAGTTCATCATTGAGCTGTCCCACATGATAAAGGACAACGGCTGGGACTGA
- the ypel3 gene encoding protein yippee-like 3 isoform X3, with product MVKLTKAKTFQAYLDSCHRRYSCVHCRAHLANHDDLISKSFQGSQGRAYLFNSVVNVGCGPAEERLLLTGLHAVADIYCENCHTTLGWKYEQAFELSQKYKEGKFIIELSHMIKDNGWD from the exons ATGGTGAAGCTGACAAAGGCTAAGACGTTCCAAGCGTACCTAGACTCGTGCCACCGCAGGTACAGCTGTGTTCACTGCCGAGCACACCTGGCCAACCATGATGACCTCATCTCCAAG TCTTTTCAGGGTAGCCAGGGTCGTGCCTACCTCTTCAACTCTGT GGTGAACGTGGGCTGTGGTCCTGCCGAGGAGAGGCTGCTACTCACTGGGCTCCACGCTGTGGCAGACATCTACTGTGAGAACTGCCACACCACACTGGGCTGGAAATAC GAGCAGGCCTTTGAGTTGAGTCAGAAGTACAAGGAGGGGAAGTTCATCATTGAGCTGTCCCACATGATAAAGGACAACGGCTGGGACTGA